A single window of Macellibacteroides fermentans DNA harbors:
- a CDS encoding RNA polymerase sigma-70 factor, with protein MDESALLDELRRGNNDAYKQLFITYYSPLCEFASQYISDDDAEELVQELMLYIWETRESIIIESSLKSYLFTATKHRCLNFIKKNQYHEQVHSSIYEKLKDQFEDPDYYLINDLTEQIEKAINDLPENYKETFTLSRFGEQTNVQIAAMQGVSVKTVEYRITQSLKILRIKLKDYLLFAAFLF; from the coding sequence ATGGACGAATCTGCATTGCTTGATGAGCTGAGAAGAGGAAACAATGATGCTTATAAACAGCTGTTTATAACGTATTACTCCCCTCTCTGCGAATTTGCCTCTCAGTATATTTCGGACGATGATGCCGAAGAATTAGTTCAGGAGCTGATGCTTTACATCTGGGAAACCAGAGAATCAATTATAATTGAAAGCTCACTTAAGTCCTATTTATTCACTGCAACCAAACATCGTTGTCTTAATTTTATTAAAAAAAACCAGTACCACGAGCAAGTTCACTCCTCCATCTACGAGAAATTAAAAGACCAGTTTGAAGATCCCGACTACTACCTTATAAACGATCTGACGGAACAGATTGAAAAAGCAATCAATGATTTACCCGAAAATTATAAAGAGACATTCACATTGAGCCGCTTTGGCGAGCAGACCAACGTCCAGATCGCAGCCATGCAAGGCGTATCGGTCAAAACCGTAGAATACAGGATCACCCAATCGCTCAAAATCCTCCGTATAAAGCTGAAAGACTACCTGCTGTTTGCCGCTTTTTTATTTTAA
- a CDS encoding SusC/RagA family TonB-linked outer membrane protein: MKIALVLLCLSINAAFAAGSYAQNTALTINMSEQTVANVLETIENQSDFNFFYNSKLVNVNRKVSVNATNKDVFAILDQLFKGTDVAYKVVDKDVILTKVANVPQAGNKVTGTISDAMGPVTGASVIVKGTTNGTISDINGNYSLDVANGQTIQISFIGYTTQEIRYTGQPVLNVKLVEDTKVLDEVVVTALGMKREQKALGYAVTELKGDDLKNNTINPVASLQGKVAGVEISGSDGGMFGSTKIQIRGASTLKGNNQPIYVVDGVILDNSTGSVGDADWSANAGDYGNELKNLNPDDFETVSVLKGAAATALYGSRGLNGAVVITTKGGGKSKGFGVNFSQTIGIDHVFATPDLQNIYGEGAMAGYVDYGQKDANGNYYKFDNLGQFVLNSQGKHTLIDTWGMSYGPKFDGSEIELYDKTIGTYSPQKNNFKDMYDLGFNSNTNVSVQGGNDKTSYFSSLSYKYAEGTLPNNSFDRLSLLVKATHKISDIVDIAGSVSFANSRPRNAQPNIGEGFASGTFNRSYNPDQYRNKYLGEHGGLASTNYGDTYGSVPGKGTWFGIYENEYTQKETAVRPMLEVNVKMADWVRFKAEANMNYYYNRAEGKELGEGYANEGGSYKLSQLTKEQTTVAGTFTFNKPVNDFNVGGFIRGEYYNNFVQTLAVKTEGGLIVPGQYFLSNSKNPVSTGDSKISGTKQMLSAVFAANVSWKNQLFLDVTGRNDWSSALVYSNRSGNYSYFYPSVSGSWLLSETFEMPEWISLGKVRASWAQVGNDTQSYYINQGYTLGTTLQSNGSIYDLSVPTKAYDPSLKPERKNAWEVGIDWRFLDSRVNIDATYYKENTKDQIMDISVPSVSGIKQQLINAGNIQNQGVEIALNTIPFRNKDWEWNLDFTYTKNENKVIELHPNVANYIALRGDVAYGNYRIGSVAQVGGAYGLLLTDSKPAVDKATGKKILRFTNTGRAAYYARSGKIEEIGSLTPDFLGSVSTGLRYKNISMRAALDMRFGGYVASYNNRYGMAYGYTETSLRYRDAEHGGITWTSKYDGKTYSDGVIPDGIFAAGTMITQPNGSSVNVGGMTYEAAMAEGYVEPSHASGYHYFNNSWGQGTINDDWVTKLNYIALREISFGYSVPQTFANKLGAKSMNLALSARNLGYLYNTMPNNVNPEGVRGNDATEFRERSFSPYTANYMFTINVGF, from the coding sequence ATGAAGATAGCTTTAGTTCTTCTTTGCTTATCCATTAATGCGGCTTTCGCAGCAGGGTCATACGCACAAAATACGGCTTTAACAATCAATATGTCAGAACAGACGGTAGCGAATGTTTTGGAAACAATTGAAAATCAGTCGGATTTTAACTTTTTTTATAACAGCAAGCTTGTAAACGTTAATCGTAAGGTTTCTGTAAATGCAACAAACAAGGATGTATTTGCCATTCTGGATCAGCTGTTCAAAGGAACAGATGTTGCTTACAAGGTAGTTGACAAAGATGTAATCCTTACAAAAGTAGCAAACGTTCCTCAGGCTGGTAACAAGGTTACAGGTACTATCTCAGATGCGATGGGTCCTGTTACAGGAGCTTCTGTTATTGTGAAAGGTACTACCAATGGAACGATTAGTGATATCAACGGTAATTATTCATTGGATGTAGCTAATGGTCAGACTATTCAGATCTCTTTTATCGGTTATACAACACAAGAGATTCGCTATACAGGTCAGCCGGTTCTTAACGTAAAACTTGTTGAAGATACAAAAGTATTGGACGAAGTTGTTGTTACCGCTTTAGGTATGAAGCGTGAGCAAAAAGCGTTGGGTTATGCTGTAACCGAACTTAAGGGCGACGATTTGAAGAACAATACTATCAACCCGGTTGCTTCATTGCAAGGTAAGGTTGCCGGTGTTGAAATCAGCGGTTCAGACGGTGGTATGTTCGGTTCTACTAAGATTCAGATTCGTGGTGCTTCAACGTTGAAGGGCAACAATCAGCCAATCTATGTTGTAGACGGTGTAATTCTTGACAACTCAACCGGTAGTGTTGGTGATGCCGACTGGTCTGCAAACGCAGGTGACTACGGTAACGAATTGAAGAACCTTAACCCGGACGATTTCGAAACAGTTTCTGTTTTGAAGGGTGCGGCTGCAACGGCTCTTTATGGTTCACGTGGTTTGAACGGTGCGGTAGTTATCACAACTAAAGGTGGTGGTAAATCAAAAGGTTTCGGTGTAAACTTCTCTCAGACAATCGGTATCGACCATGTATTCGCTACACCAGACCTGCAGAATATCTATGGTGAAGGTGCAATGGCCGGTTATGTTGACTACGGACAGAAAGATGCAAACGGTAACTATTACAAGTTTGACAACCTGGGTCAGTTTGTTTTGAACTCACAGGGCAAGCACACGTTGATCGATACTTGGGGTATGTCTTACGGACCTAAGTTTGACGGTAGCGAAATTGAATTGTACGACAAGACAATCGGTACCTACAGCCCTCAGAAGAACAACTTTAAGGATATGTACGACCTTGGTTTCAACAGTAACACCAACGTTTCTGTACAGGGTGGTAACGACAAAACTTCTTACTTCTCTTCTTTGTCATATAAGTATGCAGAAGGAACATTGCCAAACAACTCATTCGACCGTTTGTCTTTGTTGGTGAAGGCTACACACAAAATCAGCGACATCGTTGATATCGCAGGATCTGTAAGCTTTGCCAATTCAAGACCCCGTAATGCACAGCCTAACATTGGTGAAGGTTTTGCAAGCGGAACATTCAACCGTTCATATAATCCGGATCAGTACAGAAACAAATACTTAGGCGAACACGGTGGTTTGGCAAGCACAAACTATGGTGATACTTATGGTAGTGTACCTGGAAAAGGTACCTGGTTTGGTATTTACGAAAACGAATACACCCAGAAGGAAACAGCTGTTCGTCCCATGTTGGAAGTGAACGTAAAAATGGCCGATTGGGTTCGTTTCAAGGCAGAAGCCAACATGAACTACTACTATAACCGTGCCGAAGGCAAGGAGCTGGGTGAGGGTTATGCCAATGAAGGGGGTAGCTATAAACTGTCTCAGCTAACAAAAGAGCAGACTACAGTTGCGGGTACTTTTACTTTCAACAAACCGGTGAACGATTTCAACGTGGGTGGTTTCATTCGTGGTGAATACTACAATAACTTTGTTCAGACTTTGGCAGTAAAGACAGAAGGTGGTCTTATCGTACCGGGTCAGTACTTCTTAAGTAACAGTAAAAACCCTGTTTCTACTGGTGATTCTAAAATTTCCGGAACCAAGCAGATGTTATCTGCCGTATTTGCAGCAAACGTATCTTGGAAAAATCAATTGTTCCTGGATGTAACAGGTCGTAACGACTGGTCTTCTGCATTGGTTTACAGCAACCGTTCTGGTAACTATTCATACTTCTATCCTTCGGTTTCTGGTTCTTGGTTGTTGAGCGAAACCTTCGAAATGCCGGAATGGATTTCATTGGGTAAAGTGCGTGCTTCATGGGCGCAGGTAGGTAACGATACTCAATCGTACTACATTAACCAAGGTTATACTTTGGGAACTACTCTGCAGAGCAACGGAAGCATCTATGACTTGTCTGTTCCTACAAAAGCGTACGATCCAAGTTTGAAACCGGAACGTAAGAATGCATGGGAAGTAGGTATCGACTGGCGTTTCCTTGACAGCCGTGTGAACATCGATGCTACCTATTATAAAGAAAACACCAAGGATCAGATTATGGATATCTCTGTTCCAAGTGTATCTGGTATCAAACAACAGTTGATCAACGCTGGTAACATCCAGAACCAGGGTGTGGAAATTGCATTGAACACAATCCCCTTCCGTAACAAAGATTGGGAATGGAATTTAGATTTCACCTATACAAAGAACGAAAACAAGGTAATCGAACTTCACCCTAATGTGGCAAATTACATTGCTTTGCGTGGTGATGTTGCTTATGGTAACTATCGTATCGGTTCTGTTGCCCAGGTGGGTGGTGCTTACGGTTTGTTGTTGACAGACTCGAAACCAGCTGTAGACAAAGCTACAGGAAAGAAAATCTTACGTTTCACAAATACGGGTCGTGCTGCTTATTATGCACGTAGCGGTAAAATTGAAGAGATCGGATCATTGACTCCAGACTTCCTGGGTTCTGTATCAACAGGTCTTCGTTATAAGAACATAAGCATGCGTGCTGCATTGGATATGCGTTTTGGTGGTTACGTAGCATCTTACAACAACCGTTACGGTATGGCTTACGGATACACAGAAACATCCTTAAGATACCGTGATGCTGAACACGGTGGTATAACTTGGACCAGTAAATATGATGGCAAGACTTACAGCGATGGTGTAATTCCTGATGGTATTTTTGCTGCCGGTACAATGATTACTCAACCTAACGGTTCTTCTGTAAACGTAGGAGGTATGACTTACGAAGCAGCTATGGCTGAAGGTTATGTAGAACCTTCACACGCTTCTGGTTACCATTACTTCAACAACAGTTGGGGTCAGGGTACTATCAACGACGATTGGGTAACAAAGTTAAATTATATCGCATTGCGCGAAATCTCTTTCGGATACAGTGTTCCTCAGACTTTTGCAAACAAATTGGGCGCTAAGAGCATGAACCTGGCTTTGTCTGCACGTAACCTTGGTTACCTGTACAACACAATGCCTAACAATGTAAATCCTGAAGGTGTTCGTGGTAACGATGCAACTGAATTCCGCGAGCGTTCATTCAGCCCGTATACTGCTAACTACATGTTTACTATTAATGTAGGCTTCTAA
- a CDS encoding FecR family protein translates to MVESDLIVNEREPNASLLLSYIKGRASASERKQVEEWMAENEENEQAVLQLGRIYFAQRTHQRIASRDPHAAFESMQKRKKGRQVKMWIQRIAVAAACLTGVVFITKLATKVQKPAQQISQLITVEANPGMRTHIHLPDGTTAYLNSNSTLTYTIPFDEKERSVALKGEAYFKVSHNAEQPFVVSVADDNMHIRVLGTEFNVQAYQDEENIQTTLVEGSVKLLYKNESGKMVEQSLKPSEKADFNHLSKNMMVKTVDTEFDTAWMDGRLVFKDTPLPEVLKKLSHFYNVKFEVTDPIIRSYNFTGTFSNRQLSQILDYLKISSNINYTINQSEKDDSEGVKYTTIVLRKRS, encoded by the coding sequence ATGGTGGAATCAGATTTAATAGTTAATGAAAGAGAACCCAATGCATCTCTTTTACTCTCTTACATAAAGGGGAGAGCCTCTGCGTCCGAACGGAAGCAGGTGGAAGAGTGGATGGCGGAAAATGAAGAGAACGAGCAGGCGGTTCTTCAGCTTGGTCGCATTTATTTTGCTCAACGTACACATCAACGAATTGCCTCGCGTGATCCGCATGCCGCTTTCGAGTCTATGCAGAAGCGTAAGAAGGGCAGACAGGTCAAAATGTGGATCCAGCGGATTGCTGTTGCTGCAGCTTGCCTTACGGGGGTAGTGTTTATTACGAAGCTGGCTACCAAAGTACAAAAACCGGCTCAACAGATTTCGCAGCTCATTACTGTAGAGGCCAATCCGGGGATGCGCACACACATTCATCTGCCGGATGGTACTACTGCCTACCTTAATTCAAACAGTACACTTACCTATACTATTCCTTTCGACGAAAAAGAGCGTAGCGTCGCACTTAAGGGCGAAGCTTACTTTAAAGTTAGCCATAATGCAGAACAACCCTTTGTTGTAAGTGTGGCCGACGATAATATGCATATCCGTGTATTGGGTACCGAATTTAATGTGCAGGCCTACCAGGATGAAGAAAATATTCAGACAACCTTGGTAGAAGGCTCTGTAAAATTGTTATATAAAAATGAGAGTGGTAAAATGGTTGAGCAGTCGTTGAAGCCTTCGGAAAAGGCCGACTTTAATCATCTATCCAAAAATATGATGGTTAAAACTGTGGATACAGAATTTGATACGGCGTGGATGGATGGCCGGCTTGTATTTAAGGATACACCGTTACCCGAAGTGCTGAAGAAATTATCTCATTTCTATAATGTGAAATTTGAAGTGACCGATCCTATAATCAGGAGTTACAATTTTACCGGAACTTTTTCGAACCGGCAGTTGTCGCAGATTCTTGATTACCTGAAAATATCATCCAATATAAATTACACTATAAACCAGTCCGAGAAAGACGATAGTGAAGGTGTAAAGTATACAACGATCGTATTGAGAAAAAGAAGCTAA
- the tnpC gene encoding IS66 family transposase, with protein MLENEQTIRAKEQEILDKKQEILDKKQEILAKEQEIYEKKQEAFESKLELIEAQEEIDRLRWKLVCLNRFCWGSSSEKRRLPLDPSQLSICFVQSPQNVNIEQEKQKEQKEIEKDKEYSRFRKSFKEKKISHARKPIPSELPRISKVLEPSVDLSGAIRMGEEVTERYAVQPRKLYVEQLVRPRYKLPDGSIVIAPLPTMAYPRSNASESALTHIAVSKYADHLPLNRQIEIFSREGVHLSASTVSNWMTATAQCIEPIYNELRETLKASRYVQADETPHKVLESEKPGSLHQGYMWVFYLPHCKSPYIEYHPGRSSSALGTLLSGKTEIVQSDGYAVYDVFDKLEGKMHLCCWAHVRRKFVEAESYDPPSARYVLDEIGKLYAVEDEIRKKELTNAQATNLRKENAYPIIKGLEVWTTESLLKTPPDSPLDKAIRYMYTRFEQLSHYVNDAELAIDNNAVERAIRPITLSRKNCLFSGSHDAAHTAAIFFSLLGACKENNVNPTHWLMDCLTRVQNCDPKNYKELLPHNWKK; from the coding sequence ATCTTAGAGAATGAGCAAACTATCCGGGCGAAGGAACAAGAGATTCTTGATAAGAAACAAGAGATTCTTGATAAGAAACAAGAGATTCTTGCGAAAGAACAAGAGATCTATGAGAAGAAGCAAGAGGCCTTTGAAAGTAAGCTTGAACTTATAGAAGCGCAGGAAGAGATTGATCGCCTGCGCTGGAAGCTGGTCTGTTTGAATCGTTTCTGCTGGGGAAGCTCCAGTGAAAAACGACGGCTTCCTCTGGATCCTTCCCAATTAAGCATCTGCTTTGTTCAGTCTCCACAAAATGTGAATATAGAACAGGAGAAGCAGAAAGAACAGAAAGAGATAGAAAAGGACAAAGAATATTCCCGTTTTCGTAAAAGCTTCAAGGAGAAAAAGATCTCGCATGCACGCAAACCTATTCCTTCAGAACTTCCACGCATCAGCAAAGTTCTGGAGCCATCGGTTGATCTGAGCGGAGCGATCAGAATGGGGGAAGAGGTTACCGAGCGTTATGCTGTTCAGCCGCGCAAGTTGTATGTGGAGCAATTGGTACGCCCGCGCTACAAACTCCCTGATGGAAGTATTGTAATAGCTCCTCTTCCTACAATGGCCTATCCCCGGAGCAATGCATCGGAGAGCGCGTTGACCCATATCGCCGTATCTAAGTATGCAGACCATCTTCCACTAAACCGTCAGATAGAGATATTTTCACGCGAAGGGGTTCACTTGTCGGCTTCTACGGTCAGCAACTGGATGACTGCGACCGCCCAATGTATAGAGCCTATATATAATGAACTGCGTGAGACGCTGAAAGCGAGTCGTTACGTGCAGGCTGATGAAACTCCTCATAAGGTGTTGGAATCAGAGAAACCCGGATCGTTGCATCAGGGGTATATGTGGGTTTTTTATCTGCCCCATTGCAAAAGTCCATATATTGAATACCACCCGGGCCGTAGCTCTTCAGCGTTAGGTACACTGTTAAGTGGAAAGACCGAGATTGTACAAAGTGATGGTTATGCAGTCTATGATGTTTTCGACAAGCTGGAAGGGAAGATGCATCTGTGCTGCTGGGCCCATGTCCGGCGAAAGTTTGTAGAAGCCGAAAGCTATGATCCGCCATCGGCACGTTATGTGCTTGATGAAATTGGAAAACTTTATGCCGTGGAAGACGAAATACGGAAAAAAGAACTAACAAATGCCCAGGCAACCAACTTGAGGAAGGAAAATGCGTACCCGATAATTAAAGGGCTGGAAGTCTGGACAACAGAAAGCCTGCTGAAAACACCCCCTGACTCTCCACTTGATAAGGCAATACGTTATATGTATACCCGCTTTGAACAGCTATCTCATTATGTCAATGATGCCGAATTGGCTATTGACAACAACGCTGTGGAGCGTGCTATACGCCCAATTACCCTGAGCCGGAAAAATTGCCTCTTCTCCGGATCACACGATGCGGCACATACCGCTGCTATATTTTTCTCTTTACTGGGTGCATGTAAAGAAAACAACGTGAACCCAACACACTGGTTAATGGATTGCCTGACCAGGGTACAAAACTGTGATCCCAAAAATTACAAGGAACTATTACCTCATAACTGGAAAAAGTAA
- a CDS encoding SusD/RagB family nutrient-binding outer membrane lipoprotein yields the protein MRFKSIIAAALIGTTLFTSTGCKDDFSDTNTDPSVINKGDIRFLFTNGLQNFEPQGYLTWFYNGANTSKWVQSYASTGSNGDMFNVMIAAGGQGEMTVNVLKSAREVSYLLDNMDPAEAAKYEHIKHMFSPILVYLGMFDTDMYGDMPYTEAVMARYTNPMLLTPKYDTVEDLYTIWYDQLVEAVNVLSNPVTVNGTQITQTALGAQDFVYGGNAAKWAKFANSLKLKLAVRLLHQNKAKALAIAKEAAANPAGLMNSLTDDFVYNKGANEYHFGDDVDGYMGAPSKQLVDLMVNSRDPRVRFFYQKNDFNSKVVQAFFDTNKELPSYIAANVDYEVVNGKKVFKAWKGAGEPWVRYYGIPVEVMASQKGEYKDYFDSNLWKISIGGKEKTYTPYAYFNREMVQGMKDYTFPDAPNVSVTQDIVDQPWYGMFYSSAEVNLYLAELKLIGADLPGTAADYFKNGVELSVRAYDKLANLNKIPYYHSVYVNYGEKDGVEDPRNEKSIKLEDGEVETLLANPAYQLTGNKAADLEKVYIQQYIHFVMIPNDQFVSARRSGVPMANSTILPYVRFSPTVDYVIPRRFEISAVEKSDLMYDIKMAAYARQGFSVGTNNDPVKLNTERVWQDKGAPNFGAGPNF from the coding sequence ATGAGATTTAAATCAATTATAGCCGCCGCATTAATCGGTACGACTTTGTTCACTTCGACAGGTTGTAAAGACGATTTTTCGGATACAAATACAGATCCTTCGGTAATCAACAAAGGTGATATCCGGTTTCTTTTCACAAACGGATTGCAGAATTTTGAACCTCAGGGATACCTCACCTGGTTTTACAATGGAGCTAACACTTCCAAATGGGTTCAATCGTATGCTTCTACAGGAAGTAACGGTGATATGTTCAACGTAATGATTGCAGCCGGTGGTCAGGGTGAAATGACAGTAAATGTACTGAAAAGTGCCCGTGAAGTTAGCTACCTGTTAGACAATATGGATCCGGCCGAAGCTGCAAAATATGAACATATTAAACACATGTTCAGCCCTATTTTGGTTTACCTGGGAATGTTTGATACGGATATGTATGGCGATATGCCTTATACTGAAGCAGTAATGGCTCGTTATACCAACCCGATGTTGCTTACTCCAAAGTATGATACTGTGGAAGATTTGTATACAATCTGGTACGATCAGTTGGTTGAAGCTGTGAATGTGCTTTCAAACCCTGTAACTGTGAATGGTACTCAAATTACGCAGACAGCCTTAGGTGCTCAGGATTTTGTATATGGTGGTAATGCCGCCAAATGGGCTAAATTCGCCAACTCCCTTAAACTTAAACTTGCCGTTCGTTTGTTACACCAGAACAAAGCAAAAGCTTTGGCTATTGCGAAAGAAGCTGCTGCAAACCCTGCAGGTTTGATGAATTCATTGACTGACGATTTTGTTTACAACAAAGGTGCTAATGAATATCACTTCGGCGACGATGTTGATGGATATATGGGTGCACCAAGCAAACAATTGGTCGACCTGATGGTCAACAGCCGCGACCCACGTGTTCGTTTCTTCTATCAGAAGAACGATTTCAACTCGAAGGTTGTTCAGGCTTTCTTCGATACAAACAAAGAATTGCCATCGTACATCGCTGCCAATGTTGATTACGAAGTGGTAAACGGAAAGAAGGTTTTCAAGGCGTGGAAAGGTGCCGGCGAACCATGGGTACGTTACTATGGTATCCCTGTAGAAGTTATGGCTTCTCAAAAGGGTGAGTACAAAGATTATTTTGACAGCAACTTGTGGAAAATCAGCATCGGTGGTAAAGAAAAAACATACACTCCGTATGCTTATTTCAACCGCGAAATGGTACAAGGTATGAAGGATTATACCTTCCCGGATGCTCCAAACGTATCTGTAACTCAAGATATCGTTGACCAACCTTGGTATGGTATGTTCTATTCTTCTGCTGAAGTGAACTTGTATCTTGCCGAATTGAAATTGATCGGTGCCGACCTTCCTGGTACAGCTGCTGATTATTTCAAGAATGGTGTGGAACTTTCTGTAAGAGCTTACGACAAGTTGGCTAACCTGAATAAGATTCCTTACTATCATTCAGTGTATGTTAATTACGGAGAGAAAGATGGCGTTGAAGATCCTCGTAACGAAAAGAGCATCAAGTTGGAAGATGGTGAAGTTGAAACGCTTCTTGCAAATCCTGCTTATCAGTTGACTGGTAACAAGGCTGCCGACCTGGAAAAGGTTTATATCCAACAGTACATTCACTTCGTAATGATTCCTAACGATCAGTTCGTAAGTGCTCGTCGCTCGGGTGTGCCTATGGCAAACAGTACAATTCTTCCTTATGTGAGATTCTCACCAACGGTTGATTATGTAATTCCAAGACGTTTCGAAATCAGTGCTGTAGAAAAGAGCGACTTGATGTACGACATCAAGATGGCTGCTTATGCTCGTCAGGGATTCTCTGTTGGAACCAACAACGATCCTGTAAAATTGAATACAGAACGTGTATGGCAAGACAAGGGTGCTCCTAACTTTGGTGCAGGTCCTAATTTCTAA
- a CDS encoding GDP-L-fucose synthase family protein — protein MDKNAKIYVAGHRGLVGSAIWNNLKAKGYTNLVGRTHRELDLLDGAAVKAFFDAEQPEYVILAAAKVGGIMANNVYRADFIADNLQIQQHVIGESFRHGVKKLLFLGSTCIYPRDAAQPMKEEALLTGPLEYTNEPYAIAKIAGLKMCESYNLQYGTNYIAVMPTNLYGPNDNFDLEKSHVLPAMIRKIHLGHCLLQGDWTALRKDLDRLPVEGISGQSNQRDILDKLAKYGIHDSFVELWGTGKPLREFLWSEEMADASVFIMEKVDFADLKGTSPEVRNCHINIGTGKEISIGGAAQLIAQRVGYKGEIRFNADKPDGTMRKLTDVSKLNALGWRHQIEIQEGIDKMYSWYIS, from the coding sequence ATGGATAAGAATGCAAAGATATATGTGGCCGGTCACCGCGGACTTGTGGGCTCGGCCATCTGGAACAACCTGAAAGCAAAAGGATATACCAACCTGGTGGGGCGCACCCACCGGGAACTGGATCTGCTGGACGGTGCTGCGGTAAAGGCTTTTTTTGATGCCGAACAGCCGGAGTATGTGATTCTGGCCGCTGCCAAGGTGGGCGGAATTATGGCCAATAACGTGTACCGTGCCGATTTTATAGCAGACAATCTGCAGATTCAGCAGCATGTAATAGGCGAAAGTTTCCGTCACGGTGTAAAGAAGCTCCTGTTTTTAGGAAGCACCTGTATCTATCCCAGGGATGCGGCCCAACCCATGAAGGAGGAAGCACTGCTTACCGGTCCGCTGGAATACACCAACGAGCCCTATGCCATTGCCAAGATTGCCGGATTGAAGATGTGCGAAAGTTACAACCTGCAGTATGGCACCAACTATATTGCAGTGATGCCCACCAACCTGTACGGTCCCAACGATAACTTCGACCTGGAGAAGAGTCACGTGCTGCCGGCCATGATCCGCAAGATTCATCTGGGGCATTGTCTGTTGCAGGGGGACTGGACCGCCCTGCGCAAGGATCTGGACCGCCTGCCGGTGGAAGGTATATCCGGACAATCCAATCAGCGTGATATCCTGGATAAGCTGGCCAAGTATGGCATCCACGATTCATTTGTGGAATTGTGGGGTACCGGCAAGCCTTTGCGTGAATTCCTCTGGAGTGAAGAGATGGCAGATGCCTCGGTTTTCATTATGGAGAAGGTGGATTTTGCCGACCTGAAGGGTACAAGCCCCGAGGTACGCAATTGTCATATCAATATCGGAACAGGGAAGGAGATATCCATTGGCGGGGCAGCTCAACTTATTGCCCAAAGGGTGGGCTATAAGGGAGAGATCCGTTTTAATGCCGACAAGCCCGACGGTACGATGCGGAAACTCACCGATGTATCCAAACTCAATGCCCTGGGATGGCGTCATCAGATAGAGATACAAGAAGGAATTGACAAGATGTACAGCTGGTATATCAGCTAA
- the gmd gene encoding GDP-mannose 4,6-dehydratase produces the protein MSKVALITGITGQDGAYLAEYLLKSGYTVHGIKRRASMFNTDRIDHLYQDPHVENRNLILHYGDLTDSMNITRIIQEVQPDEIYNLAAMSHVKVSFDTPEYTANADGLGTLRILEAVRLLGLTDKTRIYQASTSELYGLVQEIPQKETTPFYPRSPYAVAKMYAYWITVNYREAYNMHASNGILFNHESPLRGETFVTRKITRAVSKIALDMQHELYLGNLSSQRDWGHAKDYVRAMHLILQQDKPSDYVIATGVTTTVRDFVRMAFAEVGITVAFSGEGVDEVGVVAAIDPARFAESVGESYLAKALELMDKTVVKVDPAYFRPTEVELLIGDPTKSKTVLGWEPKYDLKGLVEDMMRSDVKGMKKDSYLKEGGYRTLNYFE, from the coding sequence ATGAGCAAAGTAGCTTTAATTACCGGTATTACCGGACAAGATGGTGCCTATCTGGCAGAGTATTTATTGAAATCGGGCTATACGGTGCATGGAATAAAGCGCCGCGCTTCGATGTTTAACACGGATCGTATCGACCACTTATATCAGGATCCGCATGTGGAAAACAGAAACCTTATCCTTCATTATGGAGACCTTACGGATTCCATGAATATCACCCGTATCATACAGGAGGTACAACCGGACGAGATATATAATCTGGCAGCCATGAGCCACGTAAAGGTGAGCTTCGATACGCCGGAATATACTGCCAATGCCGACGGACTGGGTACTTTGCGTATTCTGGAAGCCGTTCGCTTATTGGGACTTACCGATAAGACACGTATCTACCAGGCCTCTACTTCCGAATTATATGGTCTGGTGCAGGAAATTCCACAAAAGGAGACTACCCCGTTTTATCCCCGCTCGCCCTATGCGGTGGCTAAGATGTATGCCTACTGGATTACGGTTAACTACCGCGAGGCTTACAATATGCACGCCAGCAACGGTATTCTGTTCAATCATGAGTCGCCATTGCGCGGCGAGACCTTTGTTACACGCAAGATTACCCGTGCGGTGAGCAAGATTGCGCTGGATATGCAGCACGAGTTGTATCTGGGTAACCTTTCGTCGCAACGTGACTGGGGTCATGCCAAGGATTATGTGCGTGCCATGCATCTTATCCTGCAGCAGGACAAGCCTTCGGATTATGTGATTGCCACCGGTGTAACCACCACCGTACGCGATTTTGTACGTATGGCTTTTGCCGAGGTGGGTATTACCGTTGCATTCAGCGGCGAAGGAGTAGACGAAGTTGGGGTTGTTGCGGCAATCGATCCGGCTCGTTTTGCGGAAAGTGTGGGCGAATCGTACCTAGCCAAGGCGTTGGAGCTGATGGACAAGACGGTGGTAAAGGTAGACCCGGCCTATTTCCGTCCCACAGAAGTGGAGCTGCTTATCGGCGATCCTACCAAATCGAAGACCGTGTTGGGCTGGGAGCCTAAATACGACCTCAAAGGGTTGGTGGAAGATATGATGCGTAGCGATGTGAAGGGCATGAAGAAGGATTCGTATCTGAAAGAGGGCGGTTACCGTACCTTAAATTACTTTGAGTAA